The Candidatus Limnocylindrales bacterium genome has a segment encoding these proteins:
- a CDS encoding type II toxin-antitoxin system HicB family antitoxin, translating to MKYNIDCEREEDGRWIAEVPELPGVLAYAATAEEAMSKAEVLALRVLAERLEHGEARPVDISITVPAVA from the coding sequence ATGAAATACAACATTGATTGTGAGCGCGAAGAGGACGGACGATGGATCGCGGAGGTCCCGGAGTTGCCTGGCGTATTGGCTTATGCGGCCACGGCCGAAGAAGCCATGTCCAAGGCTGAAGTCCTTGCCCTTCGCGTGCTGGCCGAACGCCTGGAACACGGCGAGGCTCGGCCTGTGGACATCAGCATCACCGTTCCCGCCGTCGCATGA
- a CDS encoding type II toxin-antitoxin system HicA family toxin translates to MSHWPSARANRVLAALFRIGWSVKRQSGSHKTLQREGWPDFVFAFHEREELGPRMLARIAKHSGLEPEDL, encoded by the coding sequence ATGAGTCATTGGCCGTCGGCGCGGGCCAACCGTGTCCTTGCGGCCCTCTTTCGTATCGGCTGGAGCGTCAAGCGCCAGTCTGGTTCCCACAAGACTTTGCAACGGGAAGGGTGGCCCGATTTCGTCTTTGCGTTTCACGAACGGGAAGAGCTCGGGCCGCGGATGCTGGCTCGAATCGCAAAGCATAGCGGCCTTGAGCCGGAGGACCTTTGA
- a CDS encoding DUF1566 domain-containing protein produces MIRSIAAAAAMTVLFFFRMPANAADPVCGDVNASGTLTASDAQAVLKAAVGQVTPLKCPAPSTPVQTGQTTSYGNGDDGDLRPGRLQAFVDSHDGTITDINTGLVWEKKKAQSGFPWNSCNDESGICSDPHYVNNVYTWTANASPSSDYNGTVKTIFLEQLNSRCSGNSAIACATNADCGTTGGPCGFAGHRDWRLPTITELVSIIDLGVYEPALNVAFHGEACATNCTDLTSSACSCDAGGGYWSSSTVVAGPFNAWIAGTGYGGQFLGNKAGDYYARAVRTGP; encoded by the coding sequence ATGATCAGAAGCATTGCGGCGGCCGCAGCTATGACGGTTCTCTTCTTCTTTCGGATGCCGGCGAATGCAGCGGATCCGGTTTGCGGTGACGTAAATGCGAGCGGCACCCTGACGGCCAGCGATGCCCAGGCGGTATTGAAAGCCGCGGTAGGTCAGGTGACCCCCTTGAAGTGCCCTGCGCCGTCAACTCCGGTTCAGACTGGCCAGACTACGTCATACGGAAACGGCGACGACGGCGATCTCCGGCCCGGAAGATTGCAGGCGTTCGTCGATAGCCACGACGGAACGATCACCGACATCAATACGGGGTTAGTGTGGGAAAAGAAGAAGGCTCAATCTGGGTTTCCTTGGAATTCCTGCAACGATGAATCGGGTATCTGTTCCGATCCTCACTATGTGAACAACGTCTATACATGGACGGCGAACGCGTCGCCGTCGTCCGATTACAATGGCACCGTGAAGACAATCTTCCTTGAGCAACTCAACAGCAGGTGCAGCGGTAACTCAGCGATTGCGTGCGCGACCAATGCCGACTGCGGCACCACGGGCGGTCCCTGCGGCTTTGCAGGACACCGTGATTGGCGGCTACCGACCATTACGGAACTGGTGAGTATTATCGACTTGGGCGTCTACGAACCGGCGCTCAATGTGGCATTTCACGGGGAGGCCTGCGCGACCAATTGCACCGACCTTACCAGTTCGGCGTGCAGTTGTGACGCCGGAGGTGGTTACTGGTCTTCATCGACTGTCGTGGCTGGGCCTTTCAATGCATGGATCGCAGGTACGGGCTACGGCGGCCAGTTCCTCGGCAACAAAGCTGGGGACTATTACGCTCGCGCGGTTCGTACTGGCCCGTGA
- a CDS encoding DUF1329 domain-containing protein, with amino-acid sequence MRYVQTFAMCALWLMSERIVLAEAETPTAGTIVGKSNESRFEAHLTPSLSWVVRHGGELNVGTYRKATLPRLTDEATARYSGAVKLAPTLGLENYVAGLPFATVETSDLLAATKLMLNFERANVVDDMDVTGIECDTGTLLHEKDQARSDRHYLLRHYQRLNFTGRLYTDKKPTLSSNTDGVWYKEALYPLIEPFDQKGTGIYAFHYLAADKASDTWLYLPQLRRVRRLSSAERSEAQLGQDIDLDSFGGFAGQVATFEWKLLGEKSVLAPFRVDAIPVRWSSEPVNYFVDAAWEPRPVWMIEGKPRDSAYVYSKRVIYLDRETYRIVSSDLYDNTGELWKSWIGSYLFDRVPDGGNVIVSTAMIDVRAGKRTACSMPGSTSGEGAYFLNEGDTSEGTYEVCQSTTPEGCEANHPVHPDRDNSHRLPMRP; translated from the coding sequence ATGCGATATGTCCAGACGTTCGCCATGTGTGCCCTATGGCTCATGTCAGAGCGCATCGTCCTGGCAGAGGCCGAGACGCCGACGGCCGGCACCATCGTCGGCAAATCGAATGAAAGCCGCTTCGAAGCCCACCTTACTCCTTCCTTGTCGTGGGTTGTTCGACACGGCGGAGAACTGAACGTCGGCACCTATCGCAAGGCGACGCTGCCGAGGCTGACGGACGAAGCGACGGCGCGGTACTCGGGGGCCGTGAAACTTGCGCCGACGCTCGGGCTGGAGAACTACGTCGCCGGGCTTCCGTTCGCGACGGTCGAGACATCGGATCTCCTCGCGGCAACCAAGCTGATGCTCAACTTTGAGCGAGCCAACGTCGTTGATGACATGGACGTTACGGGAATTGAATGCGACACCGGTACGCTTCTGCATGAAAAGGATCAGGCACGATCAGATCGCCACTACCTGCTAAGGCACTATCAGCGACTTAACTTCACAGGTCGTCTCTACACTGACAAGAAACCGACGCTGTCGTCGAACACTGATGGAGTGTGGTACAAGGAGGCCTTGTATCCGCTCATCGAACCGTTCGACCAGAAAGGAACCGGGATTTACGCGTTCCACTATCTGGCCGCAGACAAGGCGTCCGACACGTGGCTATATCTTCCGCAACTGCGTCGAGTTCGCAGGCTGTCTTCGGCGGAAAGATCGGAGGCGCAGCTTGGACAGGACATCGACCTGGACAGCTTCGGCGGGTTCGCTGGTCAGGTTGCCACGTTCGAATGGAAACTGCTCGGTGAGAAGTCCGTGCTCGCTCCTTTTCGCGTGGATGCAATCCCAGTGCGTTGGAGTTCCGAACCAGTGAACTACTTCGTAGACGCCGCGTGGGAGCCCCGCCCGGTCTGGATGATCGAAGGGAAACCTCGTGATTCGGCGTATGTGTACTCGAAGCGAGTGATCTATCTGGACCGGGAGACGTATCGAATCGTCTCGTCCGATCTGTACGACAACACCGGCGAGTTGTGGAAATCATGGATTGGCAGCTATCTGTTCGATCGTGTTCCTGACGGCGGGAACGTCATCGTTTCCACGGCGATGATCGACGTGCGCGCCGGTAAGCGGACGGCGTGCTCCATGCCCGGCAGCACGAGCGGGGAGGGCGCCTACTTCCTGAACGAAGGCGACACCTCCGAAGGGACATATGAGGTTTGCCAGAGCACTACCCCCGAGGGTTGTGAGGCCAACCATCCAGTCCATCCCGACCGCGACAATTCTCATCGCCTTCCGATGCGCCCCTGA
- a CDS encoding amidohydrolase family protein: MSQMHDEEPILEPDLAIIDPHHHLWDRPEELLKSLPPMEHPFMDIVREVPRYLFDELLADLRSGHDIRATVYLECGAMYRADGPAELQCIGETEFVNGVAAMTASGIYGPVRACAAIIGHADLTMGSRVEEVLQAHINAAPARFRGIRQSASFDEDFAVLGPLAGRAPDGLYRDAKFREGFAALTKLGLSFDAWLLEPQLADLVDLARAFPTTTIVLDHVGTPLGIGAYRGRLDERFGEWKQSMRALAACENVFVKLGGLAMPFAGFPWSYGNRPKSSEELAAAWKPYIDECIEAFGPARGMFESNYPVDGYTCSYRVLWNALKRTAAGYSADEKRELFAATAARAYRLDPALYTAR; the protein is encoded by the coding sequence ATGAGCCAGATGCACGACGAAGAACCCATCCTCGAGCCCGATCTCGCGATCATCGACCCGCACCATCATCTGTGGGATCGCCCCGAGGAGCTGCTGAAAAGCCTGCCGCCGATGGAGCATCCGTTCATGGACATCGTGCGCGAAGTGCCGCGCTATCTCTTCGACGAGCTGCTCGCCGACCTGCGAAGCGGCCACGACATTCGCGCGACAGTCTACCTGGAGTGCGGAGCGATGTACCGGGCGGACGGGCCGGCGGAGCTGCAGTGCATCGGGGAGACCGAGTTCGTAAACGGCGTCGCGGCCATGACGGCCAGCGGAATCTATGGTCCGGTGCGCGCGTGTGCAGCGATCATCGGCCACGCCGACCTCACAATGGGATCGCGAGTCGAGGAAGTGCTGCAGGCACACATCAACGCAGCTCCCGCGCGTTTTCGCGGAATCCGCCAGAGTGCGTCGTTCGACGAAGACTTTGCAGTCCTCGGGCCGCTTGCCGGCCGCGCGCCGGACGGACTCTATCGCGACGCGAAATTCCGCGAAGGCTTTGCAGCGCTGACGAAGCTCGGCCTTTCGTTCGATGCCTGGTTGCTCGAGCCGCAGCTGGCCGATCTCGTCGATCTCGCGCGAGCATTTCCCACCACCACCATCGTGCTCGACCACGTCGGAACACCGCTCGGCATCGGCGCGTATCGCGGGCGACTCGACGAGCGATTCGGCGAGTGGAAACAGAGCATGCGCGCGCTCGCGGCCTGCGAAAACGTTTTCGTCAAGCTCGGCGGGCTCGCGATGCCGTTCGCCGGCTTCCCGTGGTCGTACGGCAACCGGCCCAAAAGCTCCGAGGAACTGGCGGCAGCATGGAAGCCGTACATCGACGAGTGCATCGAAGCGTTCGGGCCGGCGAGGGGAATGTTCGAAAGCAACTATCCGGTCGACGGCTACACGTGCAGTTATCGCGTGCTCTGGAATGCGCTCAAACGCACCGCCGCCGGATACTCGGCGGACGAGAAACGCGAGCTTTTTGCGGCAACGGCCGCGCGCGCGTATCGCCTCGATCCGGCGCTGTACACCGCGCGATAA
- a CDS encoding propionyl-CoA synthetase: MGEYEKQYRQSLADPERFWADAARDVHWDTPYSQVLDSKDAPLYRWFAGGTLNTCYNALDVHVERGRGEQPALIYDSPVTGVKRTLSYRELQDKVARFAGGLQGLGVGRGDRVLIYMPMVPEAVIGMLACARLGAIHSVVFGGFAPAELAKRIKDASPRVILSASCGIEPGRVLAYKPLLDEAITLSGAALEHCVILQREQLHAELGARDVPWERVAEAEPAPCTRVAATDPLYVLYTSGTTGVPKGVVRDNGGHAVALKWSLRHVYGMQPGEVFWAASDIGWVVGHSYIVYAPLLLGCTTLLYEGKPVGTPDAGAFWRVIAEHGVRTLFTAPTAFRAIRKEDPHGELMRRYDLSGLRALFLAGERGDPATIAWAEDKLKIPVVDHYWQTETGWPVAANCLGIEELPVKHGSPTKAVPGYDIRVLDEEGDEVARGETGAIVIKLPLPPGCMPTQWRNDEGFKKSYLSHFPGYYETADAGFIDDDGYVFVMARTDDIINVAGHRLSTGGMEEILASHPDVAECAVIGVADKLKGQVPVGLAVLSAGVARGADVITSELVQLVRDKLGAVASLRQVLIVNRLPKTRSGKVLRKTMRMIADGETPAVPATIDDPAIVGEIADALKAAGYPQR; the protein is encoded by the coding sequence ATGGGCGAATACGAAAAGCAGTACCGCCAGTCGCTTGCAGACCCTGAGCGCTTCTGGGCCGACGCCGCGCGCGACGTCCACTGGGACACCCCGTACTCTCAGGTACTCGACAGCAAGGACGCACCGCTCTACCGCTGGTTCGCGGGCGGTACTCTCAACACCTGCTACAACGCTTTGGACGTGCACGTCGAGCGCGGTCGCGGCGAACAGCCCGCGCTGATCTACGACAGCCCGGTCACGGGCGTGAAGCGCACGCTGAGCTACCGCGAGCTGCAGGACAAGGTCGCGCGCTTTGCGGGAGGCCTGCAGGGTCTGGGCGTCGGCCGCGGCGACCGCGTGCTCATCTACATGCCGATGGTCCCCGAGGCTGTGATCGGCATGCTCGCGTGCGCGCGGCTTGGCGCGATTCATTCGGTGGTGTTCGGCGGTTTCGCGCCCGCCGAGCTGGCCAAGCGCATCAAGGATGCGAGTCCGCGCGTGATCCTCTCGGCCTCGTGCGGAATCGAACCAGGCCGCGTGCTCGCGTACAAGCCGCTGCTCGACGAGGCGATCACCCTTTCCGGCGCAGCGCTGGAGCACTGCGTGATCCTGCAACGCGAGCAGCTGCATGCCGAGCTCGGCGCCCGCGACGTGCCGTGGGAACGAGTGGCCGAGGCCGAGCCCGCGCCATGTACGCGCGTCGCTGCGACCGATCCGCTCTATGTGCTGTACACCTCCGGTACGACCGGCGTACCGAAAGGCGTCGTACGCGACAACGGCGGTCACGCGGTCGCGCTCAAATGGAGCCTCCGCCACGTGTACGGCATGCAGCCCGGCGAAGTATTCTGGGCGGCATCCGACATCGGCTGGGTCGTCGGCCACTCGTACATCGTCTACGCGCCGCTGCTGCTCGGCTGCACCACACTCCTTTATGAAGGCAAGCCGGTCGGAACGCCGGACGCCGGAGCGTTCTGGCGCGTGATCGCCGAACACGGCGTGCGAACGCTGTTCACCGCGCCGACTGCCTTCCGCGCGATCCGCAAGGAAGACCCGCACGGCGAGCTGATGCGGCGTTACGACCTTTCCGGTCTGCGCGCGCTTTTCCTGGCCGGTGAGCGCGGAGATCCTGCGACCATCGCGTGGGCGGAGGACAAGCTGAAGATTCCGGTCGTCGATCACTACTGGCAGACGGAGACCGGCTGGCCGGTTGCCGCCAACTGCCTCGGCATCGAGGAGCTTCCGGTCAAGCACGGCTCGCCGACCAAGGCAGTTCCGGGCTACGACATCCGCGTACTCGACGAGGAAGGCGACGAAGTCGCGCGCGGTGAGACCGGCGCGATCGTGATCAAGCTTCCGCTGCCGCCCGGCTGCATGCCGACGCAATGGCGTAACGACGAAGGCTTCAAGAAGTCGTACCTGAGCCACTTCCCGGGCTATTACGAAACTGCCGACGCCGGGTTCATCGATGACGACGGTTACGTGTTCGTAATGGCGCGCACCGATGACATCATCAACGTGGCCGGACATCGGCTGTCGACCGGCGGCATGGAAGAGATCCTCGCATCGCACCCGGACGTCGCCGAATGCGCGGTGATCGGTGTTGCCGACAAGCTCAAGGGCCAGGTGCCAGTCGGCCTCGCAGTGCTCAGCGCAGGCGTTGCGCGCGGCGCCGACGTGATCACATCCGAGTTGGTGCAGCTCGTGCGCGACAAACTCGGGGCGGTCGCGTCCTTGCGGCAGGTGCTGATCGTCAATCGTCTGCCGAAGACGCGCTCGGGCAAGGTGCTGCGCAAGACGATGCGCATGATCGCCGACGGAGAGACCCCGGCCGTGCCGGCCACGATCGACGATCCGGCGATCGTCGGCGAGATTGCCGACGCGCTGAAGGCGGCCGGTTATCCGCAACGCTGA
- a CDS encoding ammonium transporter has translation MRHPFRFPLGRLLGVAGIAAMMAMLAAAPAFADEAAPVIDSGDTAWVLVSSALVLMMTLPGLALFYGGLVRSKNVLNVLMQCFLSAGIVGVLWILIGYSLAFGTGNAWIGDLSKVGLAGVSLDSVTANFATPPRNIPEYVFIMFQAMFAIITPALILGAIAERMKFSAWCVFISVWLLAVYCPIAHMVWGSEGWLFKAGAIDFAGGLVVHMSSGFSAIVAAMMLGKRKGFGTSPMPPHSLPLCMIGAGLLWTGWFGFNAGSALSASPLAGLAFLNTSTATSTAVVVWALIEWIHRGKPTALGGATAAVAGLVAITPACGNVSPLGSMAVGAGVCVVSYLACTFLKPALGYDDSLDVFGVHALGGAWGALASGVFAVTLGSGVETNAQQILIQLKGIGFVIVFAPVMTFGILTAMKLAFGSLRVGEEDESTGLDLSEHSESAYALAGLSLSSIAEHEYETAEPVRVRTQQLA, from the coding sequence ATGAGACATCCATTTCGTTTCCCCCTTGGCCGTCTGCTCGGCGTTGCCGGCATCGCGGCGATGATGGCAATGCTCGCGGCCGCACCGGCGTTCGCCGACGAAGCCGCACCGGTCATCGACAGCGGCGATACCGCGTGGGTCCTCGTCTCGTCGGCCCTCGTGCTGATGATGACTCTGCCCGGCCTCGCGCTGTTCTATGGCGGTCTCGTCCGCTCGAAGAACGTTCTGAACGTGCTGATGCAATGCTTCCTGTCGGCCGGCATCGTCGGCGTGCTGTGGATCCTCATCGGTTACAGCCTCGCGTTCGGAACCGGCAATGCGTGGATCGGCGACCTTTCCAAAGTCGGTCTTGCCGGCGTCTCGCTGGACTCGGTTACCGCCAACTTCGCGACGCCGCCGCGCAACATCCCGGAATACGTGTTCATCATGTTCCAGGCGATGTTCGCGATCATCACGCCCGCACTGATCCTCGGCGCGATTGCCGAGCGCATGAAGTTCAGCGCATGGTGCGTCTTCATCTCGGTCTGGCTGCTGGCGGTCTACTGCCCGATCGCGCACATGGTCTGGGGCAGCGAAGGCTGGCTCTTCAAGGCCGGCGCGATCGACTTTGCCGGCGGCCTCGTCGTGCACATGTCGAGCGGATTCTCGGCGATCGTGGCCGCGATGATGCTCGGCAAGCGCAAAGGCTTCGGCACGTCGCCGATGCCGCCGCACAGCCTTCCGCTGTGCATGATCGGCGCGGGCCTGCTGTGGACGGGCTGGTTCGGGTTCAATGCCGGCAGCGCGCTTTCGGCGAGCCCGCTGGCGGGCCTCGCATTCCTCAACACGAGTACCGCAACTTCGACGGCAGTGGTCGTCTGGGCGCTCATCGAATGGATTCACCGCGGCAAGCCGACCGCGCTCGGCGGCGCGACCGCTGCAGTGGCGGGCCTGGTTGCGATCACGCCGGCGTGCGGCAACGTCTCGCCGCTCGGATCGATGGCGGTCGGCGCCGGTGTGTGCGTGGTTTCCTACCTTGCCTGCACGTTCCTGAAGCCGGCGCTCGGCTATGACGACTCGCTCGACGTGTTCGGAGTGCACGCGCTCGGTGGAGCATGGGGTGCGCTCGCATCCGGCGTCTTCGCGGTCACGCTCGGCTCGGGCGTCGAGACCAACGCGCAGCAGATCCTGATCCAGCTCAAGGGAATCGGATTCGTCATCGTGTTCGCACCGGTGATGACGTTCGGCATTCTTACGGCGATGAAGCTTGCGTTCGGATCGCTGCGCGTCGGCGAGGAAGACGAGTCGACCGGCCTCGACCTGTCGGAGCATTCCGAGAGCGCGTACGCGCTTGCCGGGCTCAGCCTCTCGTCGATTGCGGAACACGAGTACGAGACGGCCGAGCCGGTGCGCGTGCGGACGCAGCAGCTCGCGTAA
- a CDS encoding nuclear transport factor 2 family protein: protein MKEQFDRIASEFFAAIERGDLESVRDIYAPDAQIWHNVTRRTQTRDENLRLLGLFIARVTDRRYEIQSREFFAGGFVQRHLLHGTSASGEKLELPACLVVHFAEGRIERLYEYLDSAAVRSIFP, encoded by the coding sequence ATGAAAGAACAATTCGACCGTATCGCTTCGGAATTCTTTGCGGCCATCGAACGAGGGGACCTCGAGTCGGTCCGGGACATCTACGCGCCGGACGCGCAGATCTGGCACAACGTGACCCGGAGAACGCAGACGCGCGACGAGAACCTACGGCTGCTCGGGCTGTTCATCGCGCGCGTTACGGACCGCCGCTACGAGATCCAGTCGCGCGAGTTCTTCGCGGGCGGCTTCGTGCAGCGCCATCTTCTGCACGGGACGAGCGCGAGCGGAGAGAAGCTCGAGCTTCCGGCATGCCTCGTCGTGCACTTCGCCGAAGGCAGGATCGAGCGGCTCTACGAATACCTCGATTCGGCGGCGGTGCGATCGATCTTTCCTTGA
- a CDS encoding VOC family protein, with translation MTTPTNPAAASSIDMKLEVVVIPVSDVERAKAFYAGLGWRLDADFVSGNDWRVIQFTPPGSGASIIFGTNVTAAVPGSARGLYLIVSDIEAARKDLLSRGAKVSDPFHGADNAYAGNDEPYLFGRIRIAGPDTGRRSYRTYASFSDPDGNGWLLQEVTERLAGRVDGDTTFASVADLAATLRRAEAAHGEHEKRTGKRDANWPEWYAEYIVHEQAGKPLPQ, from the coding sequence ATGACAACTCCAACCAATCCCGCGGCGGCGAGCTCGATCGACATGAAGCTCGAGGTCGTCGTCATTCCCGTTTCGGACGTCGAGCGTGCCAAGGCGTTCTACGCCGGCCTCGGCTGGAGACTCGATGCGGACTTTGTGTCCGGCAACGACTGGCGCGTGATTCAGTTTACGCCGCCAGGCTCGGGCGCCTCGATCATCTTCGGCACGAACGTGACTGCGGCCGTGCCTGGTTCTGCGAGAGGGCTGTACCTGATCGTCTCCGACATCGAGGCTGCGCGTAAGGATCTGCTGTCGCGCGGCGCGAAGGTCAGCGATCCGTTTCACGGCGCAGACAATGCGTACGCGGGCAACGACGAGCCCTACCTCTTCGGAAGGATCCGGATCGCCGGGCCCGATACCGGGCGTCGCAGCTACCGCACGTACGCGTCGTTCAGCGATCCGGACGGCAACGGCTGGCTGCTGCAGGAGGTAACCGAACGGCTGGCCGGCCGCGTGGACGGGGATACGACCTTTGCATCGGTGGCCGACCTGGCGGCCACGCTTCGGCGCGCCGAGGCAGCGCATGGCGAGCACGAGAAGAGGACCGGCAAGCGCGATGCAAACTGGCCGGAATGGTATGCCGAATACATCGTTCACGAGCAGGCCGGCAAGCCGTTGCCGCAATAG
- a CDS encoding NAD(P)H-dependent oxidoreductase produces the protein MSNRILVFYGSYRSDRMGIRLADFVVRGLRRRGEDVELIDAKAINLPMLDRMYKEYPKGEAPPALEQLANKIRSADGFVFVTGEYNWGVQPGLKNLTDHFLEEWFWRPAAIASYSAGRFAGARAATAWHGTLSEMGMIVISSTIAVGPIAQSLSAEGEPLGDGGKSLEHAFPRFADDLVWWIEAAKAQRQRKAPPY, from the coding sequence ATGAGTAACCGAATTCTGGTTTTCTACGGTTCGTACCGCTCCGACCGGATGGGAATCCGGCTTGCGGACTTCGTGGTCCGGGGGCTGCGCCGTCGCGGCGAGGATGTCGAGCTGATCGACGCCAAGGCGATCAACCTGCCGATGCTCGACCGCATGTACAAGGAGTATCCGAAAGGCGAAGCACCGCCGGCCCTCGAGCAGCTCGCGAACAAGATCCGTTCGGCCGACGGGTTCGTCTTCGTCACCGGCGAATACAACTGGGGCGTGCAGCCCGGACTGAAAAACCTGACGGATCATTTCCTGGAAGAGTGGTTCTGGCGCCCGGCTGCGATCGCAAGCTACTCGGCTGGTCGTTTCGCCGGAGCGCGCGCCGCAACCGCCTGGCACGGTACGCTGTCGGAGATGGGGATGATCGTAATCTCGAGCACGATCGCGGTTGGCCCCATTGCGCAAAGCCTGTCCGCTGAAGGCGAACCGCTCGGCGACGGCGGCAAGTCGCTCGAGCATGCGTTCCCGCGCTTCGCCGACGATCTCGTATGGTGGATCGAGGCCGCCAAAGCGCAGCGGCAGCGCAAGGCTCCGCCGTACTGA
- a CDS encoding LLM class flavin-dependent oxidoreductase gives MKLGVLLFPAPGASSQLAQMVEGLGFDSLVFADTQNLTPEVWGQLMLAARDTSRIELGTGVTNPGTRDAAVTASAALALQVESGGRAMCAIGRGDSSLAKIGREPVPVAELELYVRRLQAYLRGEEVDRDGTPSRLEWFADAKVPKVPIEVAATGRKVIEMAARHADRIVFALGADEVRLPRAIETARAAAAAAGRDPGELELGAWINSVVHDDIVAARDAVRGGLSVFAHFSGMSGMKTESMDPTLREAAEHLGRSYDHRGHGRADADHAQKLSDEFIDNFAIVGPAEAARERFERLRDLGLDFCRVVPGSRDAPGEILGPSMMSIATIRAAIA, from the coding sequence ATGAAACTCGGCGTTCTTCTGTTTCCCGCTCCCGGCGCGTCCTCCCAGCTCGCGCAGATGGTCGAAGGTCTCGGCTTCGACAGCCTCGTCTTTGCCGACACGCAGAACCTTACGCCGGAAGTCTGGGGCCAGCTCATGCTGGCCGCGCGCGATACGAGCCGCATCGAGCTCGGTACCGGCGTAACCAATCCGGGAACTCGCGATGCTGCAGTGACCGCGTCGGCCGCGCTCGCGCTGCAGGTCGAGAGCGGCGGTCGTGCAATGTGCGCGATCGGGCGCGGTGACTCCTCGCTCGCCAAGATCGGACGCGAGCCGGTGCCGGTTGCCGAGCTCGAGCTCTACGTCCGGCGTCTGCAGGCCTACCTGCGCGGCGAAGAAGTCGACCGCGACGGCACGCCGAGCCGTCTCGAATGGTTCGCGGATGCGAAAGTCCCGAAGGTTCCGATCGAAGTCGCAGCGACCGGCAGGAAAGTCATCGAGATGGCCGCGCGCCATGCCGACCGCATCGTATTTGCGCTCGGCGCCGACGAAGTCCGGCTGCCGCGTGCGATCGAGACCGCAAGAGCCGCGGCAGCTGCCGCGGGACGCGATCCCGGCGAGCTTGAGCTCGGAGCGTGGATCAACTCCGTCGTGCACGACGACATCGTCGCGGCGCGCGACGCCGTGCGCGGAGGACTTTCCGTGTTCGCGCACTTTTCCGGAATGAGCGGGATGAAGACCGAGTCGATGGACCCGACGCTGCGCGAAGCCGCCGAGCACCTCGGCCGCAGTTACGATCATCGCGGGCACGGCCGCGCCGACGCCGACCACGCACAAAAGCTCAGCGACGAGTTCATCGACAATTTCGCGATCGTCGGGCCGGCAGAAGCCGCGCGAGAGCGCTTCGAACGGCTTCGCGACCTCGGCCTCGACTTCTGCCGCGTGGTGCCGGGCTCGCGCGATGCTCCCGGCGAGATCCTTGGTCCGTCGATGATGTCGATCGCTACCATCCGGGCTGCGATCGCCTGA